The following nucleotide sequence is from Pseudobutyrivibrio ruminis HUN009.
ATAAATTTGGTTTAATTTTAACATAGATTTACGTTTGTTAGCAATTTATAGTTGACATGTAAAACATAGCGATGTAGTATATACACAAATTTAATAAGAGATAGAGGTTGCGAATGACAAAAGTAATCTTGTTGATGGGGCAGGCCCATGTGATACAGGATGAAAGGGGATTTCGCCGAAGGAGAGTAGCGCCTGATGCTTCTTGTCCTGGGCATATGGTTAATAGCCACATGACTGTCATCTAATGCAATGTTTGCAGTAATAGATGGGGAGCTATCATAAGATGTATTTGATTTATGTTGCCGACCATTTATTGGTCGGCTTTTTTATTGCATCAATTGGGATTATTTAGCTAAAAGGAGGAATTGTAATGAGTATTTTTACAGGTGCAGCAGTAGCAATTGTCACACCATTTAACGAGGATTGTTCAGTTAATTATGAGAAACTTGATAATTTGATTGAGTATCAAATTAAAAATAGCACAGATGCCATTGTAATTTGTGGAACAACAGGCGAAGCTTCAACTCTTTCTCATGAGGAACACTTAGATGTGGTTCGTCATTGTATAAAGACAGTTAATCATCGTGTGCCAGTTATTGCAGGTACAGGCTCTAACTCTACAGAGACAGCTATCTATTTGTCTAAGGAAGCAGAAGCTGCTGGGGCTGATGCAGTACTTTTAGTTACTCCTTATTACAATAAGGCAACTCAAAATGGACTCTATGTTCATTTCAAAGATACAGCCGATGCCATCAATATCCCATGTATCCTTTACAATGTACCAAGCCGTACAGGATGCAACATCCTTCCTGAGACAGCAGTACGTTTGGCAAAGGATGTAAAAAATATTGTCGCAATAAAAGAAGCATCAGGAAACATAAGTCAAATTGCAAAGCTTCTACAGCTAGCTGATGGATGTATTGATGTATATTCTGGCAACGATGACCAAATCGTTCCAATTATGTCACTTGGTGGAATTGGAGTTATTTCAGTTCTTTCAAATGTTGCACCTCAGCAGACTCATGATTTGTGCCAAGCATGCTTGGACGGAGATTACAAAAAGGCATCAAAGATGCAGTTAGATGCATTACCTCTTATTGATTCGCTATTCTCAGAGGTTAACCCAATTCCTGTAAAGAAAGCTCTTAATCTTATGGGATTTGAAGTAGGACCTCTTAGAAAACCTCTTACAGAAATGGAAGAAGGACATACTAATATTTTAAAGGAGAACATGAAGACATATGGAATTTACTAATACAATATGGTCGCTATTGCCACCAATTATTGCAATCGCTTTGGCGCTAATTACAAAAGAAGTTTATTCTTCCCTATTTATAGGAATTTTCGCAGGCGGATTATTGTATGCTGGATTCAACCTTACAGCTGCAATGGAACATATCTTTGTAGATGGAATGATAGGTCAGCTTTCAGATAGTTGGAATGTTGGTATTCTGATTTTCTTAGTTGTGCTTGGAAGCATGGTTATGCTTATGAACAGAGCCGGTGGCTCAGCTGCATTTGGTAAATGGGCTGTTACCCATGTTAAAACAAAAGCTGGTGCGCAGGTTGCTACTATCGTTCTTGGTATGTTGATATTCATCGATGACTATTTCAACTGCTTAACAGTAGGTTCAGTTATGAGACCGGTTACAGATAAGCACGGTATTTCTAGAGAAAAGCTTGCATATTTAATAGATGCAACTGCCGCTCCAGTTTGTATCATTGCTCCTATTTCATCATGGGCAGCAGCTGTAACAGGTTTTGTAGATGGTGCTAATGGTCTTTCATTATTTATTGAGGCAATACCATACAACTTCTACGCATTATTAACACTTGTTATGATGTTTACAATCACATATATGAATTTTGATTATGGTTCAATGAATTTAGCAGAGCTTAATCATATGGCTCAGAACAAAATCAAAGTTAAAAAGGATGGAGCAGCATTAACAGGGGCAGAGGATCAGCCTCATCCACCTGTTTCTCAAAAGGGTAAGGTTATTCATCTTGTGCTCCCAATTATATCGCTTATCATTTGCTGTGTAATTGGAATGATTTACACAGGCGGATTTTTCTCAGGTGAGAACTTCATTGATGCATTTTCAAATTCTGATGCATCAGTTGGACTTGTATATGGCTCAGTTGTAGCACTTATTATTACTATTATCTTTTATCTTGCAACAAAGGTTCTTAGCTTCAACGAATGCATGAATGCTATTCCAGAGGGATTCAAGAGTATGGTTCCAGCCATCTTGGTTCTTACTTTTGCATGGACATTAAAATCAATGACTGATTCTCTTGGTGCAGCAGAATATGTTGGTGGTCTTGTTGCAGTAATTGCGGATAACAGAGCGCTAATGAGTCTCTTACCAGCTCTTGTATTTGTAGTAGGTGTTTTCCTGGCATTTGCTACTGGTACATCATGGGGAACATTTGGTATTCTTATCCCTATCGTTGTAAATGTATTTGGTGGTGATGTAAATAACGAGCTTATGATTATTGCAATTTCAGCTTGTATGGCCGGCGCAGTTTGCGGAGATCATTGCTCGCCTATTTCAGATACAACAATTATGGCATCCGCTGGTGCAGAATGTAATCACATTAGCCATGTTAGTACTCAGCTTCCATATGCGATGACAGTTGCAGCTGTTTCGTTTGTTTCATATATTATTTCAGGCTTTGTTAGAAACTGGGCAATATGCTTGATAATAGGCATCGCTCTTATGATTGGCACATTATTTGTTATTAAAAATATTTTTGTAAAGAAAACTGCATAAGAATATTGTATAATCTCCTTAGATTTTCTAAGGAGATTTTTTAATGAAGAATATAAAGTATTTAGTATTAGATGTTGATGGAACACTTACTGATGGTCATATATATATGGGGCAGGAAGGGGAGATAATGAAAGCCTTTTCAGCCAAAGATGGATATGGCATATGTCACATAGCAAAGCCAAATGGAATCACACCTGTAATTATTACAGGTCGTGTTAGCAAGATAGTAGAGAATCGTGCAAAGGAGCTTAGCATCACAGAGATACATCAGGGCGTTGCAGACAAGCTACCAAAGCTTATGGAGATTCTTGAAAAAAATGGAGATTCTTTGGAACAATGTGCATACTGCGGTGATGATTTAAATGATTATGATTGCATGAAGCATATCAAAGATGCTGGCGGTCTTGTTGGTTGCCCAGCAGATGCAGCAAAGGAAGTAATAGAGCTTGCAGATTATGTTTCAAGCAAAGATGGTGGCAGAGGTGCAGTTAGAGAATTTATAGAATGGTTGGTTGAATAATGGAGAATAAATCTTTTGAAATAACAGGAACAGGTCTTAAGCTGATCGCAGTTATTACTATGTTTATAGACCATATAGGAGCAGGTTTGCTTGAAGTATGGCTCACAAGCAATGCTAGTGTCATATCTCAAGAATTGTATGGCAAGGTATTTCTTGTGGATGCAGTCTTGCGAAGCATCGGTCGTATGGCATTTCCTATATATTGCTATATGCTTGTGGAAGGCTTTATACACACTAGAAATCTTAAAAAATATGCCCTTCGTTTGCTTACTATAGCGGTGATTTCAGAAGTACCATTTGATTATCTTTTCAGAAGAAGTTTCTTTGATTTAAACTACAACAATGTTCTTTGGACTTTATTATTGGGACTAGGCGTTCTTTATGCGTATTCGCTTATTGATGATTTAGATATTAACGTATATGCGATATATGCTTGTAGGATTCTTGTAATGTTTGCGGGTATGGGAATAGCCTACTTCGCTCATCTTGATTATAAGATGGCCGGTGTGACCTGCATATCAGTAATGTATTATTTGAATGGGCCAACTAAAAAACAAAGATTATTGTCCTTTGGAATGGGTGTGTTGATGCTTACGCTTATGTCTAGTGTTTTAGAAGTGTTTGCATTCTTGATGCTTATTCCTGTTTCATGCTATTACGGAAAACGTGGAGCTGATAGTGTGGCTTTGCGCAGATTTTTCTACCTCTTTTATCCAGCCCACATAATTCTATTAGGGCTAGTAGCATTTGTGCTAAAAATATAATAGTTATAAATAGTAATAAAAACTATTGTCAAACCTATATCAAAATGATAGAATACTGAAAGTTTAAGTTAATTTAAACTTTCAGTTTAGGTTAAACAAAAAAGGAGGATATGTATGAACACTCATGCACCAATTAAAGATGCCACTCAGCTTGGTATTCCGAAGATGTTAGTTTTGGGACTTCAGCATTTATTCGCAATGTTTGGAGCGACTATTTTAGTTCCAATTCTCGTCAACAACTATTTCGAAGGCGAAGGTCTTTCAATTCAAGTTACTTTATTTTTCGCAGGTTTCGGTACCTTATTTTTCCATTTATGTTCTAAATTCAAAGTTCCCGCATTTCTTGGTTCATCATTTGCTTTTTTAGGCGGTTTTCACACAGTTGCTAATTTAAATACAGGTATTTTCAAAAACATGACAATGGGCGAAAAGCTTCCATACGCATGCGGTGGTATTGTTGTGGCTGGTTTATTATATTTGGTACTTGCACTTGTAATAAAACTTGTTGGAATTAACAAGGTTATGAAGTACCTTCCACCAGTTGTTACTGGACCAATCATTATCTGCATTGGATTGTCATTAGCGCCTTCTGCAATAAGCAATGCATCTCAGAACTGGTTGCTTGCAATCATCGCACTTGCAGTTGTTATCATTTTCAACATATGGGGTAAGGGAATCTTTAGAATTCTTCCAATCCTTATGGGCGTAGTAATCTCATATGCTTGCGCACTTATATTCAATGCACTTGGAATGACAAACGCAGATGGAAGTGCAATCCTTGACTTCGCAGCAGTTAATGAAGCAGCATGGGTAGGCTTGCCAGATTTCTTCATCTGTAAGTTTAATCTTTCAGCAATCCTTGTTATGGCACCAATCGCCATTGCTACAATGATGGAGCACATCGGAGATATGTCTGCTATTTCAGCAACAGTAGGAGAAGATTTTGTTACAGATCCAGGTTTACATAGAACGCTTGTAGGCGACGGTCTTGCTACAAGTATGTCAGCTTTGTTCGGTGGCCCTGCTAATACAACATATGGAGAGAACACTGGCGTACTTGAGCTTTCAAAGGTTCACGATCCTAAGGTAATCAGAATTGCAGCTTGTTATGCGATAGTACTTTCATTCATCCCAAAGATGGCTGATATCATTGGTACAATGCCAAGTGCAATCGTAGGTGGAATAAGCTTCATGCTTTATGGTATGATAAGTGCAATAGGAATAAGAAACGTTGTAGAGAATCATGTTGATTTTACACACTCAAGAAATCTTATCATTGCAGCAGTTATTCTTGTATGTGGCCTTGGTTTTTCAGATGGCCTTACATTCACAATTGGAAGCACTGATATTACACTTACAAGTCTTGCAATTGCAGCAATCGCAGGTATAGTACTCAACGCTATCATTCCTGGTAGAGATTACGAATACGGTGATCCTGAAAGATACAGATTCGATAAAGAAGGTATTTAATTCTATTTAAAAAAATCACTGTAGCTGATAGAATATAAATATAGATATCAACCCTTTCATTATTATAGAAGGGATAAATAGATAAATTTTTTGGAGGCTAATTTAATGGAGAAATTAGATAACGTAGTAGAGCTTACACATCCTCTACTTCAGCACAAAATTACAATGCTTAGAGATAAGAACACTGGAACAGCAGAGTTCCGTGCGCTTGTAGAAGAAATAGCTATGCTTGAGGCTTTTGAAGCGCTCAACGATTTACAGACAGTAGATATCGAGTGCGAGACACCAATCGAGAAGTGCATGGCACCAGTTATTGCAGGTCGCAAGATGGCAATTGTACCTATCCTTCGTGCAGGCCTTGGTATGGTAAACGGTATCCAGAAGCTTGTACCAACAGCAAAGATTGGTCACATTGGTATGTATCGTGATGAGGAAACACATATTCCACACGAGTATTACTGCAAGCTCCCAAGCCCAATCGAGGAGCGTCTTATCGTTGTAACAGATCCTATGCTTGCTACAGGTGGTTCAGCAATCGATGCTATCACACTTATTAAGCAGCATGGTGGAAAGAGAATCAAGTTCATGGCAATTATTGCTGCTCCAGAAGGAGTTAGAGCACTTCATGAGGCTCATCCAGATGTTCAGATTTACATTGGACACATTGATCGCGAGCTTAATTCTGACGCATATATTTGTCCTGGTTTAGGAGATGCTGGAGATAGAATCTTCGGAACCAAGTAAAGGAGTCGACTTTGGAACCTATCACTATTGAGGCAGGTAAAAAGTTAATAAATGAGAACGACCCGGTTGATAGCATGTATGTTGTTATAGCCGGCGAGATAGTACAGCAATGGAAGGGCCAGACTTTAAGTCTAGGCCCTGGTACTGTTGTTGGGCTTTCTGATGCTCTCAACCATCAGTATGAAGCAGATTATACTGTAAAAGAAACAGCCACCGTCATTAAATGCAATTATAAGACGATGGCTGATTTTGATGTTATCTTTAATGAACAACCAGTATACATTTTTGGCTTTGCAAAAGGTGCATTTAGACAGTGCAGGGATGTATTCAAAATTTATGATGCCTACAAAAAGAAGGTAGATGATTTTACAGATTACTGCAGAGGAATAAACACTGAGTATCGCAAATTATGTCGCGCAGCCTCTATGACACCTGTAGAGATTCCTTTGTTGGAGGAAATGGAACCACTTGAGCTGAAAAACGAAATCCTTAAGTGGGAGCATGATTATATTGATAGCTTAAATTCTGTCGACAATAAAGAAATTGAAAATATTTATGGCAAGCGCACAGAAATCGTTAATGGTGTTATTGGTATTAGCTGCGGCTATATGGCCAGAGCTATCGAGTGCGCAGAGACAATGGGCTTTTACATTGAAGAGTTTTCACCGGTTCTTCTTTCTCAAGATAGAGGAGATATGTTTGAGTCACTCTTTAATCTTCGAATACATATGGCAGAACGTGGCATGGAGCAGGACGGCATTATTAAGCTAATGAAGATGCTTTATAAGTATCTTTCAACCTGCGGAATCTACGATAAACAGCTTATCAAAGAAAGATGGGCTGAATACGATTCACACGATTTTGCAGCTTCTGCAGCGGCGTTTGATGAAGCAAAGGTGCAAAAGCAAGCTGAATTTACTCAGACCTTCGAGCATATTTGTGAATTTGCTGAGGTGGATGAGGATAAGCAGAATGAGTACAGAAAACAGCTTGATGATTATTTGGCTCTTTCTGACCGAGAGGGCAAAGAAGACAATGAACGTCGTGTAAGAAAGAAAGCTGTAGATTTGTTTTATGATATTTATCGTAAAACATTCTTTAGAGCATTGGAATTCGAAGCTATGGGTGGAGAGCTAGATACCATTATCCTTATGTTTTTGAATTTCGGCTATATAGATTATAAGGCTGTGGGTGAGGAACTTACTTATCAGCTTGCTGATTTGGTAGAACGCTTAGAAACTCTTTGCGAAAGTGAGCATCTTTTCACAATATACAAGTGGCTTCGCATGGTATATCAGGCAGACAGAGAGCCAAGCAAGAATGAGCTTGACTTAGACTATAGAGGTTTTGTTCTTGAAGAAAGAAAATCTGGAAATATTCCTGAGTCTGAAATGCAGACATGGATGAATGACCAGGAACAGAAAGTCATTTTTGAAATTGATAATTTCTTCAAGTCGGCTAATAGAACAACATCTGGAAAAATGACTGCATTCTGTCCAGTTCTTACAAAAGAAGACTTTGGCGCAGAACCTATGAGATTATTATTGACTCAGGCAAAGCTCATGGAAGCTATGAACAAAATCGAAGAAGTCGATTATGGCATTTTCTTGCGTGAGGGTTATTTTACAGATATGGAGGCAGGGGTAAAGAGCGAGGCTTATTTAAAGCGAGTTGAGCCAGACATTATCCTTCTTCCTAATGTGGGAATGCGTGCTATGATGTGGCAGGAATGCGGTGGAATAAAGGTGGATTCACCTGGTCGCTTTGTATTCCCTATGTTTACCCTTGATGATATCGACAAGATGATGATTTACTGCTGTGGAGCATTCAGATGGGAAATCTGTAGAAAAGAGCAGGGATCAAGATGGAATGATATTGGTTCTGAATGTCTTACATCAGATTTTTATGATTACTTTACATTCTATAGAAAGAACAAAGACCTTTCTGCAGAAAATAAAGAAAAAGTAAAGACGCTTCTTAAATCTTCTCGAAACAATATGCGTGAAGCCTTTACAAAGCAGTACACAATATGGATTAATTTTGAGGCCCAGGGAAGTATTCGTCTGAATAAGGCTGAAAGAAATATTCTAAACAAACACTGTACTTTCTCAAAGGCTTACAGAGCAAAGGTTAAATCTCATCCAATGTTTGAGCAAGGTATTTCTCGCCATGAGATTAAACAGTCGCAGGCTTTACATCATTTGAAAACAATCATTGATAAGGTTGAGAAAAATGATGGAGTTGTACCTGATGAGGTTAAAAAGGGAATGGAATACTTAAAGATGTAATAAATTCTAAAAAAGTATTTACATACTACTTTAAATATGCTTTAATATAACTGTCCAAACTTGTAGGTTTGGGCAGTTATTTTTTTGAAAGAGAGGGAAATGTTATGGAACTAATACCTATTATTGCACTAATCATTGTAGTTCTGTTAGTAATTGTTGCGGGTTATGTAAAGGCACCACCAGACAGAGCTTACATCATTTCGGGTCTTCGTAAGACACCACGTATTCTTGTGGGAAGAGCTGGAATCAAGATTCCATTTTTCGAGAGAGTTGATAAGCTTTATTTGGGTCAGATGACTGTTGATATCAAAACTGAGCAGTCAGTACCTACTAATGATTTTATTAACGTAAATGTCGATGCTGTAGCAAAGGTAAGAATTGGTACAGATGCTTCTTCAATTCAGCTTGCAGCAAAGAACTTCCTTAATAAGAACCCAGATCAAATTACTATGGATTTACAGGATTCTTTACAGGGTAACATGCGTGAAATCATCGGTACATTGTCATTAAAGACAATCAATACTGATAGAGATAGCTTTTCTGATCAGGTTATGGAAAAAGCGTCAAAGGATATGAACAAGCTTGGTATCGAAATCCTTTCATGCAACATTCAGAATGTAACTGATGAGAATGGACTTATCAATGATCTTGGTATGGATAACACTGCTAAGATTAAGAAGGATGCAGCTATTGCAAAGGCTCAGGCAGATAGAGATGTTGCTATTGCACAGGCTGAGGCGGATAAAGCTGCTAATGATGCAAGAGTTACTGCACAGACAGAAATTGCCGAAAAGAATAACGCACTTGCTATCAAACAGGCAGAGTTGAAACAGCAGGCTGATACAGCAAACGCTGTTGCGGATGCAGCTTATTCTATTCAACAGCAGGAACAACAGAAGACAATTGAGGCTGCTACAGTAAATGCTCAGATTGCTAAGGCAGAACGTGAAGCAGAATTGAAGCAGAAAGAAGTTGTTGTTAAGCAGCAGGAACTTGCTGCTCAGATTGAAAAGCAGGCAGATGCTGAAAAATACCAGGCTGAGAAAAAGGCTGAAGCTGAGTTAATTCAGAGACAGAAAAAAGCTGAGGCTGCTAAGTATGAGCAGGAGCGTGAAGCTGATGCAAAGAAAGCTCAGGCAGAAGCTCAGAAGTATGCTGCAGAGCAGGAAGCAGCTGGTATTAAGGCTAAGTATGATGCAGAGGCAGCTGGTATTGCTGCAAAAGGTAAGGCTGAGGCTGAAGCTATAAAGGCAAAAGGTCTTGCGGAAGCTGAAGCAATGGAAAAGAAAGCTGAAGCATATCGCAAGTACAATGGTGCCGCTATGGCAGAGATGATGATCAAGGTTATGCCAGAAATTGCTGCTGAGATTGCAAAGCCACTTGCTGCAATTGATAAGATTAACATCTACGAGACAGGCGATGGAAGTGAAGGAGGAGCTGCTAAAATATCAGGTAACATGCCTGTAGTTTTAAAGCAGGTCTTTGATACAATGAGCGAGGCTACAGGAGTGGATCTTGCTGAAATCATGAAGGCTAACACATATGATGCTAAGGTTAACAAAAACGTTAATATCACAGGTGCTAATGTAGATGTGAAAACAGAATAATTGAATTAAGAACGAGCCAATCAGTACATAACTGATTGGCTCGTTTATTATATGTTTTTGAATTCAGGACGTGAGAATTCTCGTCGAATAAGTATGAAACAGATTGTAAACGAAAGTACATCTGCAACTGGTCCGGCATATAAAACACCATCAAATCCAAAGAAAAATGGTAAAAGAATAATTAATGGTGCAAGGAATAATACTTGCCTTGTGAGTGACATGAAAATTCCTTTGTAAGGTTTTCCAATTGCTGTAAAGAAATTGGAAGTAAGAGGCTGTAAGAATGCAGTACAAATACCAAATAAGAATATTCTGAAATACCTAGTACAGAAATCAAAATACAACTCTGAACCTGAACCAAAAATTGAAACTATTTGGCGAGGGAAAAGCTGGAAACATAACCAACTTATTGTTGTAATGATTGCAGCTAATTTAATGGCAAGGTGATAAGCATCTTTTACTCTCTGGTAGTTTTTAGCACCATAGTTGAAACTAATGATTGGTTGTAAGCCCTGAGAAATGCCGATTACAAAAGAGAAGCATATACCATTAACTTTTGAAATAATGCCGGCGCAAGTAATAGGAATATCTGAACCATAAATAGATTGAGCTCCATAGTGACCCATTACATGATTCATTACAATTTGTACAAGCATCATAGCGATTTGATTAATAAATGGAGCTGTACCTAAAGAGGCAATTGCTATGATAATTGAAAGCTGTGGAACGAAATGTTCCTTGTTAAGTTTTACTGTTTTGAATCTAGTCAAATAGAATAAAACCATAAATCCAGCGATATATTGCCCGATGATTGTTGCAATAGCTGCACCAGACATTCCCCATCCGAAGACTGCTACGAATAAATAATCAAGTATCGTATTTACGATAGCACCTACGAGGTTGATTGCCATAGTCATATTTGGGCTACCATCAGCTCGTACAAGATGACTTCCACCACCGGATAAGATGAAGAATGGAAATCCAAGCGCACATATTC
It contains:
- a CDS encoding MATE family efflux transporter — protein: MTETNVINPLGVQPVGKLLKKFAIPSIIAMLVGSLYNMVDQLFIGNFVGPLGNGATNIQFPLSILNVSIALLCGIGAASTFNLAMGRGETEKAGHYIGNAVTVMLIGGLILTVITELFLEPILLACGATENILPYAMEYSRICALGFPFFILSGGGSHLVRADGSPNMTMAINLVGAIVNTILDYLFVAVFGWGMSGAAIATIIGQYIAGFMVLFYLTRFKTVKLNKEHFVPQLSIIIAIASLGTAPFINQIAMMLVQIVMNHVMGHYGAQSIYGSDIPITCAGIISKVNGICFSFVIGISQGLQPIISFNYGAKNYQRVKDAYHLAIKLAAIITTISWLCFQLFPRQIVSIFGSGSELYFDFCTRYFRIFLFGICTAFLQPLTSNFFTAIGKPYKGIFMSLTRQVLFLAPLIILLPFFFGFDGVLYAGPVADVLSFTICFILIRREFSRPEFKNI
- a CDS encoding uracil-xanthine permease family protein → MNTHAPIKDATQLGIPKMLVLGLQHLFAMFGATILVPILVNNYFEGEGLSIQVTLFFAGFGTLFFHLCSKFKVPAFLGSSFAFLGGFHTVANLNTGIFKNMTMGEKLPYACGGIVVAGLLYLVLALVIKLVGINKVMKYLPPVVTGPIIICIGLSLAPSAISNASQNWLLAIIALAVVIIFNIWGKGIFRILPILMGVVISYACALIFNALGMTNADGSAILDFAAVNEAAWVGLPDFFICKFNLSAILVMAPIAIATMMEHIGDMSAISATVGEDFVTDPGLHRTLVGDGLATSMSALFGGPANTTYGENTGVLELSKVHDPKVIRIAACYAIVLSFIPKMADIIGTMPSAIVGGISFMLYGMISAIGIRNVVENHVDFTHSRNLIIAAVILVCGLGFSDGLTFTIGSTDITLTSLAIAAIAGIVLNAIIPGRDYEYGDPERYRFDKEGI
- the upp gene encoding uracil phosphoribosyltransferase: MEKLDNVVELTHPLLQHKITMLRDKNTGTAEFRALVEEIAMLEAFEALNDLQTVDIECETPIEKCMAPVIAGRKMAIVPILRAGLGMVNGIQKLVPTAKIGHIGMYRDEETHIPHEYYCKLPSPIEERLIVVTDPMLATGGSAIDAITLIKQHGGKRIKFMAIIAAPEGVRALHEAHPDVQIYIGHIDRELNSDAYICPGLGDAGDRIFGTK
- a CDS encoding Na+/H+ antiporter NhaC family protein, which codes for MEFTNTIWSLLPPIIAIALALITKEVYSSLFIGIFAGGLLYAGFNLTAAMEHIFVDGMIGQLSDSWNVGILIFLVVLGSMVMLMNRAGGSAAFGKWAVTHVKTKAGAQVATIVLGMLIFIDDYFNCLTVGSVMRPVTDKHGISREKLAYLIDATAAPVCIIAPISSWAAAVTGFVDGANGLSLFIEAIPYNFYALLTLVMMFTITYMNFDYGSMNLAELNHMAQNKIKVKKDGAALTGAEDQPHPPVSQKGKVIHLVLPIISLIICCVIGMIYTGGFFSGENFIDAFSNSDASVGLVYGSVVALIITIIFYLATKVLSFNECMNAIPEGFKSMVPAILVLTFAWTLKSMTDSLGAAEYVGGLVAVIADNRALMSLLPALVFVVGVFLAFATGTSWGTFGILIPIVVNVFGGDVNNELMIIAISACMAGAVCGDHCSPISDTTIMASAGAECNHISHVSTQLPYAMTVAAVSFVSYIISGFVRNWAICLIIGIALMIGTLFVIKNIFVKKTA
- the dapA gene encoding 4-hydroxy-tetrahydrodipicolinate synthase, giving the protein MSIFTGAAVAIVTPFNEDCSVNYEKLDNLIEYQIKNSTDAIVICGTTGEASTLSHEEHLDVVRHCIKTVNHRVPVIAGTGSNSTETAIYLSKEAEAAGADAVLLVTPYYNKATQNGLYVHFKDTADAINIPCILYNVPSRTGCNILPETAVRLAKDVKNIVAIKEASGNISQIAKLLQLADGCIDVYSGNDDQIVPIMSLGGIGVISVLSNVAPQQTHDLCQACLDGDYKKASKMQLDALPLIDSLFSEVNPIPVKKALNLMGFEVGPLRKPLTEMEEGHTNILKENMKTYGIY
- a CDS encoding KdsC family phosphatase, with product MKNIKYLVLDVDGTLTDGHIYMGQEGEIMKAFSAKDGYGICHIAKPNGITPVIITGRVSKIVENRAKELSITEIHQGVADKLPKLMEILEKNGDSLEQCAYCGDDLNDYDCMKHIKDAGGLVGCPADAAKEVIELADYVSSKDGGRGAVREFIEWLVE
- a CDS encoding flotillin family protein, whose product is MELIPIIALIIVVLLVIVAGYVKAPPDRAYIISGLRKTPRILVGRAGIKIPFFERVDKLYLGQMTVDIKTEQSVPTNDFINVNVDAVAKVRIGTDASSIQLAAKNFLNKNPDQITMDLQDSLQGNMREIIGTLSLKTINTDRDSFSDQVMEKASKDMNKLGIEILSCNIQNVTDENGLINDLGMDNTAKIKKDAAIAKAQADRDVAIAQAEADKAANDARVTAQTEIAEKNNALAIKQAELKQQADTANAVADAAYSIQQQEQQKTIEAATVNAQIAKAEREAELKQKEVVVKQQELAAQIEKQADAEKYQAEKKAEAELIQRQKKAEAAKYEQEREADAKKAQAEAQKYAAEQEAAGIKAKYDAEAAGIAAKGKAEAEAIKAKGLAEAEAMEKKAEAYRKYNGAAMAEMMIKVMPEIAAEIAKPLAAIDKINIYETGDGSEGGAAKISGNMPVVLKQVFDTMSEATGVDLAEIMKANTYDAKVNKNVNITGANVDVKTE
- a CDS encoding TraX family protein; the protein is MENKSFEITGTGLKLIAVITMFIDHIGAGLLEVWLTSNASVISQELYGKVFLVDAVLRSIGRMAFPIYCYMLVEGFIHTRNLKKYALRLLTIAVISEVPFDYLFRRSFFDLNYNNVLWTLLLGLGVLYAYSLIDDLDINVYAIYACRILVMFAGMGIAYFAHLDYKMAGVTCISVMYYLNGPTKKQRLLSFGMGVLMLTLMSSVLEVFAFLMLIPVSCYYGKRGADSVALRRFFYLFYPAHIILLGLVAFVLKI